In the Taeniopygia guttata chromosome 12, bTaeGut7.mat, whole genome shotgun sequence genome, one interval contains:
- the CCDC25 gene encoding coiled-coil domain-containing protein 25 isoform X1 has product MSRMLGSSSTRSSAWRRGGNGRWRSSGGWKFRECLGILGVLGVFGNVGSAGNVGSVGWECWVVRAAPGNAAGTGDGRAPVGIPGMFGNSGNAGSVGNVGRVRNVWECRGCWGCWAAAAPGAAPGDASGTVDGGAPVGIPGIPGMFGNSGNAGSVGNVGNVGWRQRRELREQHLEMQRKREMEALRGEFRECRECWECLGMLGMLGMLAAFGGNVGWCKQRLETQRKKELEEFQWEFQECLRIPGMFGNSESVGNVGDQQHGEQRLETQRRREMEELRSYSSLMKAENMSSNQDGNDSDDFM; this is encoded by the exons ATGTCGAGGAtgttgggcagcagcagcaccaggagcagtgCCTGGAGACGCGGCGGGAACGGGAGATGGAGGAGCTCCGGTGGGTGGAAATTCCGGGAAtgtttgggaattctgggagtgctgggagtGTTTGGGAATGTTGGGAGTGCTGGGAATGTTGGTAGCGTTGGGTGGGAATGTTGGGTGGTGCGAGCAGCGCCTGGAAACGCAGCGGGAAcgggagatggaagagctccggtgggaattccaggaatgtttgggaattctgggaatgcTGGGAGTGTCGGGAACGTTGGGAGAGTCAGGAATGTTTGGGAATGTCGGGGATGTTGGGGATGttgggcagctgcagcaccaggagcagcacctGGAGACGCGTCGGGAACGGTAGATGGAGGAGCTCCggtgggaattccgggaattccgggaatgtTTGGAAATTCAGGGAATGCTGGGAGTGTcgggaatgttgggaatgttgggtggcggcagcgccgggagctGCGCGAGCAGCACCTGGAAATGCAGCGGAAACGGGAGATGGAGGCGCTCCGGGGGGAATTCCGGGAGTGTCGGGAGTGCTGGGAATgtttgggaatgttgggaatgttgggaatgttgGCAGCGTTTGGTGGGAACGTTGGGTGGTGCAAGCAGCGCCTGGAAACGCAGCGGaaaaaggagctggaggagtTCCAGTGGGAATTCCAGGAGTGTTTGCGAATTCCGGGAATGTTTGGGAATTCTGAGAGTGTTGGGAATGTTGGGGACCAGCAGCATGGAGAGCAGCGCCTGGAAACGCAGCGGAGACGGGAGATGGAGGAGCTCCg GAGCTACTCCTCGCTGATGAAGGCCGAGAACATGTCCTCCAACCAG GACGGGAACGACTCCGACGATTTCATGTGA